The genome window AAAATGCAAAGTGGTGAAGCGTAAAGGTGTCGTGCGCGTCATTTGTGAAAACCCGCGTCACAAGCAGCGGCAGGGTTGAGCCATGGATAGATGCGGCGGAGGTTGTCGCTTCGCTGCTGAACGGTTGCGTTTACTATTCGCTTAGAAAAAGGAGTAGAGGATTGGCTAGAATTGCTGGTGTCGATTTGCCTAAAGGGAAACGAGCCGAAATCGCCCTCACCTATATTTACGGCATCGGCCGCACGACATCCCAGAGGATCCTTTCCGAGGCTGGGATTGATTGGGAT of Desulfatiglans anilini DSM 4660 contains these proteins:
- the rpmJ gene encoding 50S ribosomal protein L36, whose product is MKVKPSVKRICKKCKVVKRKGVVRVICENPRHKQRQG